Proteins encoded within one genomic window of Thioploca ingrica:
- a CDS encoding nitrogen fixation protein NifM, which translates to MMNGEVTTSYITSELAYLVLRDAFNRYQKSPTELSTNQLAELEAQARTRYELETQVLASPEANEVVVADSQVESALAEIQSYYSDEGAFQQDLRNNGINSDSLQQCLYRELRVESVLDKIGAQATTQLNEVDAKIYYYMHLEQFYQSETRTVRHILMTTQADSADKTRRAVRTRLKHIAARLHHKPSRFAAQAEKYSECVTAAEGGLIGRVPRGQLYLTLDEVLFTLEANQISKPVESPLGFHLLLCETIHPPGIMDFEEAQPRILEILAKRYRRLRQKNWLSQFQTRPTSSEELIASLMDSK; encoded by the coding sequence ATGATGAATGGTGAAGTGACCACTTCCTATATTACAAGTGAACTCGCTTATTTAGTACTACGTGATGCCTTCAATCGCTATCAAAAATCGCCCACAGAACTGAGTACCAACCAATTAGCCGAATTGGAAGCTCAAGCACGCACCCGCTATGAATTGGAAACTCAGGTATTAGCCTCCCCAGAAGCCAATGAAGTTGTTGTTGCTGACAGTCAAGTCGAATCTGCCTTAGCTGAAATTCAAAGTTATTATTCTGATGAAGGTGCCTTTCAGCAAGATTTAAGGAATAATGGAATAAACTCGGATAGTTTGCAACAATGCTTATATCGAGAATTAAGAGTGGAGTCGGTCCTCGATAAAATCGGCGCCCAAGCCACGACGCAACTCAATGAAGTCGACGCTAAAATTTACTATTACATGCACTTAGAGCAATTTTATCAGTCAGAAACGCGCACGGTACGCCATATTTTGATGACAACCCAGGCCGATTCTGCAGATAAAACTCGTCGAGCCGTGCGAACTCGATTAAAACATATTGCGGCACGTCTTCACCATAAACCTAGTCGCTTTGCTGCGCAAGCCGAAAAATATTCTGAATGTGTGACCGCCGCAGAAGGGGGATTAATTGGGCGAGTTCCACGCGGCCAACTTTATTTAACCTTAGATGAAGTCCTATTCACTCTGGAAGCGAATCAGATTAGTAAACCCGTAGAATCGCCATTAGGATTTCATTTGTTGTTATGTGAAACCATTCACCCCCCAGGAATAATGGACTTTGAAGAAGCTCAACCGCGCATTTTGGAAATATTAGCGAAGCGATATCGTCGCCTGCGGCAAAAGAATTGGTTATCACAATTTCAAACGAGGCCAACTTCTTCGGAAGAATTGATTGCCTCATTAATGGATTCTAAATAA
- a CDS encoding sulfite oxidase — protein sequence MPLIFLIVGLVTEHLGANPAEMIIHETGQWALRLLMLTLSITPLVQITGWSILTVRYNLRRLLGLYAFFYASLHLLSYLLLEQNFAWQEIMDDILTHPALDIGWLAFILMIPLAMTSYPQLAHQLSRRRWQQLHQLIYLISISAIIHFGWLAQAKVDVREPLIYAAILLMLLLLRYPPVIRRLAHKNVTFSKE from the coding sequence TTGCCGCTCATCTTCTTAATCGTTGGGCTGGTGACTGAGCACTTGGGTGCTAATCCGGCTGAAATGATTATTCACGAAACCGGACAATGGGCGTTACGGTTGTTAATGTTAACTTTGAGTATAACACCCTTGGTACAGATAACCGGCTGGTCTATTTTGACTGTTCGCTATAATTTGCGCCGCTTATTGGGACTTTATGCGTTTTTTTATGCGAGTCTACATCTATTAAGTTATCTATTATTAGAACAAAATTTTGCTTGGCAAGAAATTATGGATGATATTTTAACCCATCCAGCTTTAGATATCGGTTGGTTGGCTTTTATCTTGATGATACCGCTGGCTATGACCTCTTATCCCCAGTTGGCTCATCAATTAAGCCGGCGGCGGTGGCAACAGTTACATCAACTGATCTATCTGATTAGTATCAGTGCCATAATCCACTTTGGGTGGTTAGCACAAGCTAAAGTCGATGTGCGAGAACCTTTGATTTATGCCGCTATTTTACTTATGTTGCTATTGCTACGTTACCCACCGGTGATCAGGCGATTAGCGCACAAAAACGTGACATTTTCAAAAGAATAG
- a CDS encoding phosphoglycerate/bisphosphoglycerate mutase, producing the protein MSKSTSVTRIFLIRHGETLWNSEHRIQGHIDSPLTPTGLAQAQALAQRLQAQTFAALYSSDLGRAYQTAQCLAQTTNLPILVDQRLRERNLGCLQGLTRSEAQQQFPKEYQLYQTLDPDYLIPNGESLRQFRQRCISCLEELVKQYPGQRILVVSHGGVLINVFKHTLHLPYDMPRWFEIFNTSLNVFSYKEDHWRLETWGDVSHWQSTA; encoded by the coding sequence TTGTCAAAGAGCACATCTGTTACCCGAATTTTTCTGATTCGCCATGGTGAAACACTGTGGAATTCAGAACATCGAATCCAGGGGCATATTGATAGCCCCTTAACACCCACCGGGCTTGCCCAAGCACAAGCGCTGGCTCAGCGGCTCCAAGCGCAAACTTTTGCCGCTTTGTATAGCAGTGACTTAGGCAGAGCCTACCAAACCGCGCAATGTCTTGCCCAAACCACCAACTTGCCCATCTTAGTTGATCAACGATTGCGAGAAAGAAACCTCGGTTGTTTGCAAGGCTTGACTCGCAGTGAAGCTCAACAACAATTTCCTAAAGAATATCAGCTTTATCAAACACTAGATCCAGACTACCTCATTCCCAATGGAGAAAGTCTCAGACAATTTCGGCAACGGTGCATAAGCTGTTTAGAAGAACTTGTTAAACAATATCCGGGCCAACGGATTTTAGTGGTGAGCCACGGTGGCGTACTGATTAATGTATTCAAACATACGCTACATTTGCCTTATGACATGCCTCGTTGGTTTGAAATTTTTAATACCAGCCTCAATGTCTTTTCCTATAAAGAAGATCATTGGCGATTGGAGACCTGGGGTGATGTGAGTCATTGGCAATCGACTGCTTAG
- a CDS encoding sulfite oxidase subunit YedY, translated as MLIKPLDDIPSAEITPESIYQERRRFMRNGVNLMIATTVGVTNTTLFSAPVVAKGVDPSSAINLPIDFPHLKPSAFSTGEQSTPFAKITAYANFYEFGTDKSDPQRYAQTLTTRPWSVQVVGEVEKPGVIDMEEILRKFTLEERIYRLRCVEGWSMVIPWVGLPLSELIKRFQPTSKAKYVQFSSLLDPKQMPGQEDRFLNWPYTEGLRIDEAMHPLTILSVGLYGRVLPHENGAPLRLVVPWKYGFKSIKSIVKMRFMEQEPLTSWIEAEPRAYGFYANVNPTVPHPRWSQKKERRIGEFFKRNTLMFNGYAEQVSSLYTDMDLRKYY; from the coding sequence ATGCTCATTAAACCACTAGATGATATTCCCAGTGCTGAAATCACTCCAGAATCAATCTATCAAGAACGGCGGCGCTTTATGCGCAACGGAGTTAATTTAATGATAGCCACGACCGTTGGCGTAACCAACACCACGTTATTTTCGGCACCCGTGGTCGCAAAAGGCGTCGATCCTTCCTCTGCAATCAATTTACCTATCGATTTTCCTCACTTGAAACCCAGCGCTTTTAGTACCGGGGAACAATCAACGCCTTTCGCTAAAATTACTGCCTATGCTAATTTTTATGAATTTGGTACCGATAAATCCGATCCCCAGCGCTATGCGCAGACGTTAACGACACGCCCGTGGTCAGTGCAAGTGGTGGGTGAAGTTGAAAAACCCGGTGTCATCGATATGGAAGAAATTCTCCGCAAATTTACTTTAGAGGAGCGCATTTACCGGCTCCGTTGTGTTGAGGGATGGTCAATGGTGATTCCTTGGGTCGGTTTGCCTTTAAGCGAATTGATTAAACGGTTTCAACCGACTTCAAAAGCGAAATATGTGCAATTCTCTTCCTTACTCGATCCGAAGCAAATGCCAGGTCAAGAAGACCGCTTCCTCAATTGGCCTTATACCGAAGGATTACGCATCGATGAAGCCATGCACCCCTTAACTATTTTGAGTGTTGGTTTATATGGTCGGGTTTTACCTCACGAAAACGGTGCGCCGTTGCGGTTAGTGGTTCCCTGGAAATATGGCTTTAAGAGTATTAAATCGATTGTTAAAATGCGGTTTATGGAACAAGAACCACTCACCAGTTGGATAGAAGCTGAACCACGTGCGTATGGTTTTTATGCCAATGTGAACCCCACCGTACCCCATCCGCGTTGGAGCCAAAAAAAAGAGCGGCGGATTGGCGAATTTTTTAAACGTAACACCTTAATGTTTAACGGTTATGCCGAACAAGTTTCATCACTCTACACTGATATGGATTTGAGGAAATATTATTAA
- a CDS encoding response regulator receiver, translating to MFSWFNNLKIQTKLITVFLVIISLSIFIGIIALLSQNYIQAVVTHFFNTESKLAKMSLETQIAMLTARRREKDYLLYYKELGFEKAREEYAKPVQAQVAIIQNYLNEFEKFEIHREDLMAIKLLEQDVNNYKTEFFMVVELLEQRGFQDEGLEGQFRQRVHAIEQALQAQPQAGLMIDMLTMRRHEKDYLLRTEEKYSNQLHETVTEFKNHVSATEKLTATTKEQLITLVNQYQSAFDSLVQMDTQIAASVARYRQSIRQLEPLLEQMHQRALADENQEQENIQSVTQVTVWFILVTSLLVITISLSIALFLAKLLSKPLNFIVQGAQLLTTGNMALTGLDLTRLNQISGYQDEIGEIGRAFNTLANYFKAVIDDIVRVSRGLAAGNLHIMPQSEYRGDFLQIKDTLEIVLPDQQRVIEDIIQVSQGLAEGRLQVTPRALYKGDFAQIEIALKTALHTLREVIGDIVRIAQGLADGQQAIKAQAEYRGDFIQIKTALETATAKLAETTNKNIAQDWLKTGQAQLNNQMSGEQDIKILAKSIVTFLTTYLDAKVGLFYLWMESKQTEQQPYLQMIASYAYTQPGNSPPQFFIGEGLIGQAALEKRAIFCTHTPEEYTYIIRSGLSQAVPRCVFISPFLYENKVSGVIELGSAEILTELQQELLEQVMPNIGIAVNTALSRTRMQTLLQQSQEQAEQLRAQQEEMQQVNEELQSQAEELQTQQEELRQTNEQLESRTHDLEQQKEQIRDKNLTLEKTQAEMKKAQQAIEAKAQELELASQYKSEFLANMSHELRTPLNSLLILSQLLAENKTGNLSEKQQEYAHTIHSAGSDLLTLINDILDLSKVESGKMEVQLEEVSLTDFTQMIEPKFRHLAEQKTLAFQIELAPNLPHSLYTDLQKLKQIINNLLSNAFKFTAQGEVKLALRRPSSDDNLALLELEPSKTVAISVIDTGIGVPKDKQQLIFEAFQQADGTTSRRYGGTGLGLSISRQLARLLGGELRLQSEEGKGSTFTLYLPETRRETQLTSPPKLSTTPSTATTHLTTSNPTTSPTPAPEIMDDRQNLKPQDRCLLITEDDRRFANLLMEQAREKGFKCIIAEDGTTGLELAEKYRPHVIMLDIGLPKTDGWTVMERLKDNPEIRHIPVYFMSAADQNLAAKKLGAIGYLLKPVSMEQLTEAFNQIEQFLAKTVKKILVIVDHEIRQQQILTLVSHGEVQPTVATTKMEAEQHLQTVTFDCIIVDVDLKPGSGLRQLEQLHQACNLSPIPIILYAERELTVEEQKWLHQYTDTLTVKAVCSPERLLDEVTLFLHQLEAQLPQKQRQMLKMIHDKTAILTHKQVLLVDDDMRNIFALVSVLEDRDMKVFIAQNGKEALNLLEQHPDIDIVLMDIMMPEMDGYEAMRKIRSQTRFSKLPIIALTAKAMKGDKIKCIDAGANDYIAKPIDTDKLISLMKVWLYR from the coding sequence ATGTTCAGTTGGTTTAACAATTTAAAAATCCAAACTAAACTCATCACCGTTTTTCTCGTGATTATTTCTTTATCTATTTTCATTGGGATAATCGCTTTGCTTAGCCAAAACTATATCCAAGCGGTTGTTACCCACTTTTTCAATACCGAGTCAAAATTGGCTAAAATGAGTTTAGAAACTCAAATTGCTATGCTCACGGCACGACGTCGAGAAAAAGATTACCTCTTATACTATAAAGAATTAGGCTTTGAGAAAGCACGAGAGGAGTACGCTAAACCAGTGCAAGCGCAGGTGGCTATTATTCAAAACTATCTGAATGAATTTGAGAAATTTGAAATTCACCGAGAAGATCTTATGGCTATTAAGCTGCTTGAACAAGACGTGAATAATTATAAGACCGAATTTTTCATGGTGGTCGAATTACTTGAGCAACGGGGATTTCAAGATGAGGGTTTAGAAGGTCAATTTCGACAACGTGTTCATGCTATAGAACAAGCGCTGCAAGCACAACCACAAGCCGGACTAATGATCGATATGTTGACCATGCGTCGTCATGAAAAGGATTATTTGCTCCGAACTGAAGAAAAATATAGCAACCAATTACATGAAACGGTAACCGAATTTAAAAATCATGTCAGTGCCACTGAGAAGTTAACTGCGACGACCAAAGAACAGCTCATAACACTGGTCAATCAATATCAATCAGCATTTGATAGCCTAGTCCAAATGGATACACAAATCGCCGCCAGTGTAGCTCGTTATCGTCAGTCCATACGTCAACTAGAACCGTTGTTAGAACAAATGCACCAACGTGCTTTAGCTGATGAAAACCAAGAGCAGGAAAACATCCAAAGCGTAACTCAAGTAACTGTATGGTTTATTTTAGTAACTAGCTTGTTAGTTATAACAATCAGTTTATCGATAGCGTTGTTTCTAGCCAAGTTGCTAAGCAAACCACTGAATTTTATTGTCCAAGGCGCTCAGCTACTTACCACCGGCAATATGGCACTTACCGGACTAGACCTAACGCGATTAAACCAAATTAGCGGTTACCAAGATGAGATCGGTGAAATTGGACGGGCATTTAATACTTTAGCCAATTATTTTAAAGCGGTTATTGACGACATTGTTCGCGTTTCTCGTGGTTTAGCGGCTGGTAATCTGCATATTATGCCACAAAGTGAATATCGGGGCGACTTCCTCCAGATTAAAGACACTTTAGAAATCGTGTTACCAGACCAGCAACGCGTCATTGAAGATATCATTCAAGTTTCTCAGGGGTTAGCCGAAGGGCGGTTACAGGTGACACCACGAGCTTTGTATAAGGGAGATTTTGCCCAAATCGAAATAGCACTTAAAACCGCACTGCATACTTTACGAGAGGTCATCGGTGATATCGTGCGGATTGCTCAAGGCTTAGCAGACGGTCAGCAAGCTATCAAAGCGCAAGCGGAATATCGAGGCGATTTTATCCAAATTAAGACCGCTCTGGAGACAGCCACCGCCAAACTCGCCGAGACGACCAATAAAAATATTGCCCAAGATTGGCTAAAAACTGGGCAAGCTCAACTCAATAATCAAATGAGTGGGGAACAAGATATCAAAATCTTAGCTAAAAGTATTGTTACCTTTCTCACCACTTATTTGGATGCTAAAGTTGGGTTATTTTATTTATGGATGGAATCTAAACAAACTGAGCAGCAACCTTATTTACAGATGATCGCGAGTTATGCTTACACTCAGCCGGGAAATTCGCCACCGCAATTTTTTATTGGCGAAGGTTTGATCGGACAAGCTGCCCTGGAAAAGCGAGCTATTTTCTGTACTCATACGCCGGAAGAATATACTTATATTATTCGTTCTGGCTTGTCGCAAGCCGTCCCGCGTTGTGTGTTTATTAGCCCATTTTTGTATGAAAATAAAGTCAGCGGCGTCATTGAACTGGGTTCTGCTGAAATTTTAACCGAATTGCAACAAGAATTGCTGGAACAAGTGATGCCCAATATTGGGATAGCCGTTAATACCGCTTTATCTCGTACTCGGATGCAGACATTACTACAACAAAGTCAGGAGCAAGCAGAACAATTACGGGCGCAGCAAGAAGAAATGCAACAAGTCAATGAAGAACTCCAAAGTCAAGCTGAAGAACTCCAAACGCAACAAGAAGAATTACGTCAAACCAATGAACAGTTAGAAAGCCGTACTCACGACCTCGAACAACAGAAAGAACAAATTCGGGATAAAAATCTCACTTTAGAAAAAACCCAAGCGGAAATGAAAAAAGCGCAGCAAGCGATTGAAGCCAAAGCTCAGGAACTGGAATTAGCCAGTCAATATAAATCTGAATTTTTAGCCAATATGTCGCACGAATTGCGCACCCCGCTCAATAGCTTGCTGATTTTATCGCAACTGTTAGCGGAGAATAAGACCGGCAACCTCAGTGAAAAACAACAGGAATATGCGCACACGATTCATAGTGCCGGTTCAGATTTATTGACACTGATTAATGACATTTTAGATTTGTCCAAAGTAGAATCGGGTAAAATGGAAGTCCAACTGGAAGAAGTGTCTTTAACCGATTTCACCCAAATGATTGAGCCCAAATTCCGCCATTTAGCTGAACAAAAAACCTTGGCTTTTCAGATTGAATTAGCCCCGAATCTGCCCCACAGTTTATACACTGATCTTCAAAAACTGAAACAAATCATCAATAATCTTTTATCTAATGCTTTTAAATTCACCGCGCAAGGCGAAGTCAAACTGGCATTACGACGCCCCTCCAGTGATGACAATCTCGCTTTATTAGAATTGGAACCCAGCAAAACCGTTGCTATCAGTGTGATTGATACGGGCATTGGTGTGCCTAAAGATAAGCAACAACTGATATTTGAAGCTTTTCAACAAGCGGATGGAACCACCAGTCGGCGCTATGGCGGTACCGGTTTAGGGTTATCGATTTCACGCCAATTAGCTCGATTACTCGGTGGTGAATTACGGCTACAAAGTGAAGAAGGTAAAGGCAGTACATTCACCCTTTACTTACCCGAAACCCGACGAGAAACTCAACTTACTTCCCCGCCAAAATTATCAACTACCCCATCAACAGCGACGACTCATTTGACCACGTCAAATCCAACCACCTCACCGACTCCAGCTCCAGAAATAATGGATGATAGACAAAACCTTAAACCCCAGGACCGCTGTCTTTTAATTACTGAAGATGATCGCCGCTTTGCCAATCTCCTGATGGAACAAGCTCGAGAAAAAGGGTTTAAATGTATTATCGCTGAAGATGGCACCACCGGTCTGGAATTAGCGGAAAAATATCGACCTCATGTCATTATGTTGGATATTGGCTTACCGAAGACTGACGGATGGACCGTCATGGAACGGCTGAAAGACAATCCAGAAATTCGCCACATTCCCGTCTACTTTATGTCAGCCGCTGATCAAAATTTAGCCGCAAAAAAATTAGGTGCTATTGGTTACCTGTTAAAGCCGGTGAGTATGGAACAACTGACGGAAGCTTTTAACCAGATAGAACAGTTTCTAGCCAAAACGGTTAAAAAGATATTGGTTATTGTTGACCATGAAATTCGACAACAGCAAATTCTCACTTTAGTGAGTCATGGCGAGGTTCAACCCACTGTAGCTACGACTAAAATGGAAGCAGAGCAACATCTACAAACCGTTACTTTTGATTGCATTATTGTTGACGTCGATCTCAAGCCAGGTTCTGGACTCAGGCAACTGGAACAATTGCATCAAGCCTGTAATTTATCACCCATTCCCATTATTCTTTATGCTGAGCGGGAATTAACCGTTGAAGAGCAAAAATGGCTACATCAATATACGGATACGCTGACAGTCAAAGCAGTCTGCTCGCCCGAACGATTATTAGATGAAGTGACTTTGTTTCTCCACCAACTGGAAGCGCAGTTGCCACAAAAGCAACGTCAAATGCTAAAAATGATCCATGATAAAACGGCTATTTTAACGCATAAACAAGTATTATTAGTTGATGATGATATGCGGAATATTTTCGCTTTAGTTAGCGTGTTAGAAGATAGAGATATGAAAGTATTTATTGCTCAGAATGGTAAAGAAGCCTTAAATTTATTGGAGCAACATCCGGATATCGACATTGTCTTGATGGACATTATGATGCCCGAAATGGATGGTTATGAAGCGATGCGCAAGATTAGAAGTCAAACTCGCTTCAGCAAATTACCGATTATTGCCTTAACCGCTAAAGCGATGAAAGGAGATAAAATCAAATGTATTGATGCCGGTGCCAATGACTACATCGCCAAACCCATCGATACCGATAAGCTCATTTCGCTGATGAAGGTTTGGCTTTATCGTTGA
- a CDS encoding bifunctional GMP synthase/glutamine amidotransferase protein, whose amino-acid sequence MPNIHAHRLLILDFGSQYTQLIARRIREAGVYCEIYAHDVEESRIKAFQAKGIILSGSPESVNDPKVYFRAPASIFALGIPILGICYGMHTMALQLGGQVETASLREFGYAQVRARGHSILLRNIEDQVNQDGYGLLDVWMSHGDRVCELPPGFKLIASTDNAPIAGMADEFRHFYGLQFHPEVTHTRQGARILQRFVHDICGCDALWNPTNIIKDSIDRIRDTVGSERVLLALSGGVDSAVVAALLHRAIGDQLTCVFVDNGLLRLHEAEQVMATFAQHMGIPVIKVDAQTQFLTALQGIADPEQKRKVIGNLFIQIFEEQAAQYSNSGGFLAQGTIYPDVIESAGAKTGKAHVIKSHHNVGGLPAQMQLQLIEPLRELFKDEVRKIGIELGLPHEMVYRHPFPGPGLGVRILGEVTPAYADILRQADAIFMEELHNHGWYDKVSQAFAVFLPVKSVGVMGDARHYNYVIALRAVETIDFMTAKWAPLPYELLETLSHRIINEVAGISRVVYDISGKPPATIEWE is encoded by the coding sequence ATGCCGAATATTCATGCACATCGTCTTCTCATTCTTGATTTTGGTTCCCAGTACACGCAATTGATTGCTCGGCGGATTCGCGAAGCCGGCGTGTATTGTGAAATTTATGCCCATGACGTAGAAGAAAGCCGCATCAAAGCGTTTCAAGCCAAAGGCATCATCCTGTCTGGCAGTCCAGAATCGGTTAATGACCCGAAGGTTTACTTTCGCGCCCCAGCTAGTATCTTTGCTTTAGGTATTCCAATCTTAGGCATTTGTTATGGGATGCACACCATGGCGCTCCAACTGGGGGGGCAAGTTGAAACCGCCTCGCTGCGTGAATTTGGCTATGCTCAAGTTCGAGCACGAGGGCATTCGATTCTGCTGCGCAATATTGAAGATCAGGTGAACCAAGATGGCTATGGATTATTGGATGTGTGGATGAGTCATGGTGACCGCGTGTGCGAATTGCCACCGGGTTTTAAATTGATTGCCTCCACAGATAATGCCCCCATCGCCGGTATGGCCGATGAATTCCGTCATTTTTACGGGTTGCAATTTCATCCTGAAGTCACGCATACTCGCCAAGGAGCACGGATTTTACAACGTTTTGTCCATGACATCTGTGGTTGTGATGCGCTCTGGAATCCAACGAACATCATCAAAGACAGTATTGACCGAATCCGCGATACGGTTGGTTCTGAGCGCGTGCTATTAGCGTTATCTGGCGGAGTTGACTCTGCGGTAGTCGCGGCTTTATTACATCGGGCGATTGGTGACCAACTGACGTGTGTCTTTGTGGATAATGGTCTGTTGCGGTTACATGAAGCCGAGCAAGTGATGGCTACTTTTGCTCAACATATGGGCATCCCGGTGATAAAGGTCGATGCGCAAACACAATTTCTAACTGCGCTACAGGGTATTGCTGATCCAGAACAGAAACGTAAAGTCATTGGCAACCTATTTATTCAAATTTTTGAAGAACAAGCCGCCCAATACAGCAACAGCGGCGGTTTTTTAGCACAAGGGACTATTTATCCCGATGTCATTGAATCTGCCGGTGCCAAAACCGGTAAAGCGCATGTCATCAAATCTCATCATAATGTCGGTGGTTTGCCCGCACAAATGCAACTCCAGCTAATTGAACCCCTCCGAGAACTATTCAAAGACGAAGTGCGGAAGATTGGTATTGAATTGGGGCTACCTCACGAGATGGTTTATCGTCATCCTTTTCCCGGCCCCGGTTTAGGCGTGCGCATTTTAGGTGAAGTAACTCCAGCATATGCGGATATTTTAAGGCAAGCGGATGCCATTTTTATGGAAGAACTACACAATCACGGTTGGTATGATAAAGTTAGTCAAGCATTTGCCGTGTTTTTACCAGTAAAATCCGTCGGTGTCATGGGAGATGCCCGCCATTATAACTATGTGATTGCCTTACGTGCAGTAGAAACTATTGATTTTATGACGGCCAAATGGGCGCCATTACCCTACGAACTCCTCGAGACGTTGTCTCATCGCATTATCAACGAAGTGGCCGGCATATCCCGAGTCGTTTATGATATTTCCGGCAAACCGCCAGCAACCATTGAGTGGGAATAA
- a CDS encoding glycosyl hydrolase: MNTLKSLFKFLVLISLFFSYPVIAAKWTWRNPLPQGNPLNSVSCPTENLCVAVGDYGTVLTSTKGGNHWTVQSSGTSKLLYDISCPTETLCVAVGGIGTVLTSTNGGVNWTVRSSGTSNYLFGISCPTETLCVAVGDSGTVLTSTNGGVNWTVQFAGGVNWTLQSATSGHLLGINCPTETLCVAVGDSGKVLTSTNGGVNWTLQSAGTSNFYNISCPTETLCVAVEGFGTVLTSTNGGVNWTVRSTGTSNYLYDINCPTETLCVVVGDSGKVLTSTNGGVNWTAQSSGTRNNLYGISCPTGTLCVAVGYYGTVLTSTNGGVNWTGQSAGTSNDLFGISCRNNRCIVVGEWGSILTTDNITCEPAIYSNQTAQAYLPAVEIPLFNTISLYLASLESASSEMAFGFYDFKVKELTFIQTIAISDPCHAIFTPDTGILTIPTLQVTEEPLLTCSATLQQSVLRPEVLSLIKYACDLPS, encoded by the coding sequence ATGAACACCTTAAAATCTCTCTTCAAATTTCTCGTTTTAATCAGTTTATTTTTCTCTTACCCAGTCATCGCCGCTAAATGGACTTGGCGTAATCCATTACCCCAAGGAAATCCGCTTAATAGTGTAAGCTGTCCAACTGAAAATCTCTGTGTCGCTGTAGGAGACTATGGTACGGTATTAACGAGTACCAAGGGGGGAAATCATTGGACTGTACAATCTTCTGGTACTAGCAAGTTGCTTTATGATATCAGTTGCCCAACCGAGACTCTCTGTGTGGCAGTAGGAGGAATTGGTACAGTATTGACCAGCACCAATGGCGGAGTGAACTGGACGGTACGATCTTCTGGTACGAGCAATTACCTTTTTGGCATCAGTTGCCCCACAGAGACTCTCTGTGTGGCGGTAGGAGATTCTGGTACGGTGTTGACCAGCACCAATGGAGGAGTGAACTGGACGGTACAATTTGCTGGAGGAGTGAACTGGACGTTACAATCTGCTACGAGCGGTCACCTTTTGGGCATCAATTGCCCCACCGAGACTCTCTGTGTGGCGGTGGGAGATTCTGGTAAGGTATTGACTAGCACCAATGGAGGAGTGAACTGGACTCTACAATCTGCTGGCACGAGCAATTTTTATAACATCAGTTGCCCCACCGAGACTCTCTGTGTGGCAGTAGAAGGATTTGGTACAGTATTGACCAGCACCAATGGAGGAGTGAACTGGACGGTACGATCTACTGGTACCAGCAATTACCTTTATGACATCAATTGCCCCACCGAGACTCTCTGTGTGGTGGTGGGAGATTCTGGTAAGGTATTGACCAGCACCAATGGAGGAGTGAACTGGACGGCACAATCTTCTGGTACGAGAAATAACCTTTATGGCATCAGTTGCCCCACCGGGACTCTCTGTGTAGCGGTGGGATATTATGGTACGGTATTGACCAGCACCAATGGAGGAGTGAACTGGACGGGACAATCGGCGGGTACAAGCAATGACCTTTTTGGCATCAGTTGCCGGAACAATCGGTGTATTGTTGTCGGTGAATGGGGCAGTATTCTAACTACAGACAATATTACCTGTGAACCTGCTATTTATTCTAACCAAACTGCTCAAGCTTACTTGCCGGCTGTAGAAATTCCTCTGTTTAACACCATCAGTTTATATTTGGCTAGTTTGGAGTCGGCTAGTTCGGAAATGGCGTTTGGTTTTTACGACTTTAAAGTGAAGGAATTAACTTTCATACAGACAATTGCGATTTCCGATCCCTGTCACGCGATATTCACGCCCGATACCGGTATCTTAACTATCCCAACATTGCAAGTGACTGAAGAACCATTACTCACTTGTTCAGCAACTTTGCAACAGTCAGTGCTGCGACCAGAGGTATTAAGCTTGATAAAGTATGCTTGTGATTTACCTTCATGA